Proteins from one Planctomyces sp. SH-PL62 genomic window:
- a CDS encoding Imm10 family immunity protein — protein MRISFRATQSFSESDDEVVSAGVATGDDWDDAGGGYLIFARNADPSLPLEEWEQDGLHFEYKDQLYGDYGLVAACRLGSDRLSVNLSRPIDELAGVEGFDVALSIDDESYENLREGLLRIFQGTRASLTIE, from the coding sequence ATGCGAATTTCCTTTCGGGCCACGCAAAGTTTCAGCGAGTCCGACGACGAGGTCGTTTCGGCGGGCGTCGCCACGGGCGACGACTGGGACGACGCGGGGGGCGGCTATCTGATCTTCGCGCGGAACGCCGACCCGAGCCTTCCCCTCGAGGAGTGGGAACAGGACGGCCTCCACTTCGAGTACAAGGATCAGCTTTACGGCGATTACGGCCTCGTCGCCGCATGCCGGCTCGGCAGCGACCGACTCTCGGTGAATCTCTCGAGGCCGATCGACGAGTTGGCGGGCGTCGAGGGGTTCGACGTCGCGCTGTCGATCGACGACGAGAGCTATGAGAATCTTCGCGAGGGGCTGCTACGAATTTTCCAGGGCACCCGCGCCAGCCTGACGATCGAATGA